Proteins encoded within one genomic window of Rossellomorea vietnamensis:
- the comGC gene encoding competence type IV pilus major pilin ComGC has translation MPRRKIMLKNEKGFTLIEMMIVLLVISVLLFITIPNVTNQSNSINSKGCEAFVHMVEGQIEAYKMDGNTDPVTIDTLVTDGYLNDDYKACPDGRAISIDAEGKVVTAAD, from the coding sequence ATACCCAGGAGGAAAATTATGCTCAAAAATGAAAAAGGATTCACCCTAATCGAAATGATGATCGTTTTGCTCGTCATTTCCGTCTTGCTTTTTATCACCATCCCGAATGTCACAAATCAGAGTAACTCCATCAATTCTAAGGGATGTGAAGCGTTCGTTCATATGGTGGAAGGCCAGATTGAAGCGTATAAAATGGATGGGAATACAGATCCAGTGACCATTGATACACTGGTTACTGATGGTTATCTGAATGATGACTATAAAGCCTGTCCCGACGGAAGGGCCATCTCCATCGATGCTGAAGGGAAGGTGGTGACAGCTGCTGATTAA
- the comGD gene encoding competence type IV pilus minor pilin ComGD encodes MLIALLIFTILLSWVGFSIIPLKDHTEKELFISQLESDLYQIQSYSINHQTPLFLTFYPFTNKYVAKTDARQTIVSRELPAGIVINSTNSLEEITFYPDGNTNRFGRVNFKMGDVTLFLMFQIGQGRFYVQEY; translated from the coding sequence ATGCTCATCGCCTTATTGATCTTTACCATTTTATTATCATGGGTTGGTTTCTCCATCATTCCTTTGAAAGATCATACTGAAAAGGAACTGTTCATTTCGCAGCTCGAATCAGACCTCTACCAGATCCAGAGTTACAGTATCAATCATCAAACACCTCTCTTCCTTACTTTTTATCCATTTACAAATAAATATGTTGCTAAAACGGACGCAAGACAAACGATTGTTTCGAGAGAGCTGCCTGCCGGCATAGTGATCAATTCAACGAACAGCCTGGAGGAAATCACCTTTTATCCCGATGGGAATACAAACCGATTTGGCAGGGTGAATTTTAAAATGGGCGATGTCACCTTGTTTCTAATGTTCCAAATTGGTCAAGGGAGATTTTATGTACAGGAATACTAA
- a CDS encoding type II secretion system protein yields the protein MYRNTKGFSLPETLVAFSCVLMICGLFIPLLIHYASGLQKLQREVEALKFLREGVEEAIVTHEFVDHSRIYKGVGYELIWENGGSGEACVRYDEDAGTIREVCVGADG from the coding sequence ATGTACAGGAATACTAAGGGTTTCTCATTACCGGAAACACTCGTAGCGTTTAGTTGTGTCCTCATGATATGCGGCTTGTTCATCCCTTTGCTCATTCATTATGCGTCCGGGCTTCAAAAGCTCCAACGTGAAGTGGAAGCATTGAAATTCCTTCGGGAAGGGGTGGAGGAGGCAATCGTTACACATGAGTTTGTCGATCATTCAAGAATCTATAAGGGGGTCGGGTATGAGCTCATTTGGGAAAACGGGGGGAGTGGTGAAGCATGTGTACGCTATGATGAAGACGCAGGGACTATCCGTGAAGTGTGTGTCGGGGCGGATGGATGA
- the comGF gene encoding competence type IV pilus minor pilin ComGF: MSSFGKTGGVVKHVYAMMKTQGLSVKCVSGRMDEKGFTLIEALLSFSLFCMISLSIPLMMKGFSTIKRDLVPPRYYEWNLFHESVRNELRKAKDVNVLPNQISFVMDGDTIMYEKYNQSIRRRVNNRGHEIVLQSVDGFEFNVIDQGVHMDLEFEGGEKVEGNFFSFSAIEGGGAIP, translated from the coding sequence ATGAGCTCATTTGGGAAAACGGGGGGAGTGGTGAAGCATGTGTACGCTATGATGAAGACGCAGGGACTATCCGTGAAGTGTGTGTCGGGGCGGATGGATGAGAAGGGGTTCACATTGATTGAGGCTCTGTTAAGCTTTAGTTTGTTTTGTATGATTTCCCTCAGTATTCCCCTGATGATGAAAGGTTTTTCGACGATCAAGCGAGATTTGGTCCCTCCCCGTTATTATGAATGGAATTTATTCCATGAGAGTGTAAGAAATGAATTGAGGAAAGCAAAGGATGTAAATGTATTGCCCAATCAGATCTCCTTCGTCATGGATGGGGATACGATAATGTATGAAAAATATAATCAGTCCATTAGAAGGAGGGTGAATAATAGAGGTCATGAAATCGTCCTTCAGTCAGTGGATGGGTTTGAGTTTAATGTCATCGATCAGGGGGTGCACATGGATCTTGAATTTGAAGGCGGGGAAAAAGTGGAAGGGAACTTCTTCTCCTTTTCAGCGATTGAGGGGGGAGGAGCCATTCCTTAA
- a CDS encoding shikimate kinase: MKPIFFIGFMGVGKTTIGKRLGGVLDLPVIDMDQYIERIEKKAIKDIFLQHGESYFRDLETKVLFELQSEEAIITTGGGVVEKKANRDFLKQNDSVFHLTCTFDALWERLEGDENRPLVLNNSKDKLLGLFERRFPLYEEGSSVTIHTDHKSVDNVVQAIVPYIKS; this comes from the coding sequence ATGAAACCGATTTTCTTTATTGGCTTTATGGGGGTAGGAAAGACGACAATCGGAAAACGCCTTGGAGGCGTACTGGATCTTCCGGTCATCGATATGGATCAATACATTGAAAGGATAGAAAAAAAGGCAATCAAAGATATCTTTCTTCAACATGGTGAATCATATTTCAGGGATCTGGAAACGAAAGTGCTCTTTGAATTACAAAGTGAAGAAGCCATCATCACTACTGGTGGGGGAGTGGTGGAAAAAAAGGCGAATCGGGATTTTCTAAAGCAGAACGACTCTGTGTTCCATTTAACATGCACTTTTGATGCACTATGGGAAAGACTTGAAGGGGATGAGAATCGTCCTCTGGTATTAAATAATTCTAAGGACAAATTATTGGGGCTTTTCGAGCGTCGTTTTCCCCTGTATGAAGAAGGGAGCTCAGTAACCATTCATACAGATCATAAATCAGTAGATAATGTGGTTCAAGCGATAGTGCCTTATATCAAGAGTTAG
- a CDS encoding YqzE family protein, protein MSVNDYVKFITQTFVQHYEKSPHERKTLKKQRKNEREPFLFRWFGIIPYAFMIMFKKNK, encoded by the coding sequence ATGTCAGTAAATGATTATGTTAAGTTCATAACACAAACATTTGTCCAGCATTATGAAAAATCACCCCATGAACGTAAGACATTAAAAAAGCAGAGAAAGAATGAGCGTGAACCATTTCTCTTCAGGTGGTTCGGCATCATTCCATATGCTTTCATGATCATGTTCAAAAAAAATAAATAG
- a CDS encoding YqhG family protein, producing the protein MQQHEIHRFLERYFVANGCDMVANVNGYMTVQLTIDLDKELMNRPFYWHYLEKTGGTPNPMTLSLVTNPDQAPEDMKGEPIHFGSPRLHQIFHSTRNLAGYIRLYENRYTPSGQQTPLHPWLGLNIKISYQSNRKKDSIKSIGLNLINGVIEEDFHSSLLSRNLTPKIPDFSFTLTPIIKPKSGVNRIQAYLYEEIKREPVEWAEQARKTWDEDLQLLNHFYGDQEEKPESYFLEQQALKEQYEPKITIEVINGGIFYLQQPK; encoded by the coding sequence ATGCAGCAACACGAAATTCATCGATTTCTTGAGAGGTACTTCGTCGCCAACGGCTGTGATATGGTTGCGAACGTCAATGGATATATGACCGTACAGCTGACAATCGATTTGGATAAAGAGCTTATGAACCGTCCGTTCTACTGGCATTATCTTGAGAAGACAGGTGGCACACCAAATCCTATGACATTATCTCTCGTCACGAATCCCGACCAGGCACCGGAAGATATGAAAGGAGAACCGATTCACTTTGGTTCACCCCGGCTGCATCAGATCTTTCATTCGACGCGAAATCTGGCAGGGTATATCCGACTGTATGAAAACCGGTACACACCAAGCGGACAGCAAACCCCGCTCCACCCTTGGCTGGGCCTGAATATTAAAATATCCTATCAATCCAATCGAAAGAAAGACAGCATCAAAAGCATCGGATTAAACCTGATCAACGGCGTCATAGAAGAGGACTTTCATTCATCATTATTATCCAGAAACCTGACGCCGAAGATTCCTGATTTCTCATTCACTTTGACACCGATCATCAAGCCGAAAAGCGGAGTGAACCGGATTCAGGCTTATCTTTATGAAGAAATTAAAAGGGAGCCCGTTGAATGGGCGGAACAAGCAAGGAAAACCTGGGATGAGGACCTTCAACTTCTGAATCATTTCTATGGAGATCAGGAAGAAAAGCCTGAATCTTACTTTCTTGAACAGCAGGCGTTAAAAGAGCAGTATGAACCGAAAATCACCATTGAAGTTATAAACGGCGGGATTTTTTATCTGCAGCAGCCAAAGTGA